A window of Microcystis aeruginosa FD4 contains these coding sequences:
- a CDS encoding RNA-guided endonuclease InsQ/TnpB family protein, with protein MEKAYSFRFYPTPEQESLLRRTLGCVRLVYNKALHLRTQAWYEKQERVGYAQTSSMLTDWKKQEELDFLNEVSCVPLQQGLRHLQTAFTNFFAGRTKYPNFRKKHQGGSAEFTKSAFKFKDRQIYLAKCTEPLPIRWSRQIPESCEPSTVTVRLHPSGRWHISIRFDDPTIKPLPVTDKAIGIDLGISSLVITSDGDKVSNPKHFKKHYQRLRRASKSLSRKQKGSKNREKARIKVARIHAKITDSRKDHLHKLTTQLFRENQTIVVENLAVKNLVKNPKLSQAISDVSWGEITRQLAYKCRWYGKNYLEVDRWFPSSKRCSNCGYIAEKMPLNIREWDCPDCGTHHDRDINASKNILAAGLAVSVRFATIRPEQSKSVKAGAKNPSGKKQKPKS; from the coding sequence ATGGAAAAAGCCTATTCGTTTCGATTTTACCCCACACCCGAACAAGAGTCGCTATTGCGGCGCACTTTGGGCTGTGTAAGATTGGTTTACAACAAAGCTCTCCATCTCAGAACACAAGCTTGGTACGAAAAGCAAGAAAGAGTAGGATATGCTCAAACTTCTTCAATGCTAACCGATTGGAAAAAGCAAGAAGAATTAGACTTTTTAAACGAAGTTAGTTGTGTACCTTTACAACAAGGGTTAAGACACCTACAAACAGCTTTTACTAACTTCTTTGCTGGTCGTACTAAGTATCCTAACTTTAGGAAAAAACATCAAGGAGGAAGTGCCGAATTTACCAAATCTGCTTTTAAATTTAAAGACAGACAAATCTATTTAGCTAAATGCACAGAACCTTTACCGATTCGATGGTCAAGACAAATACCAGAAAGCTGTGAACCAAGTACAGTAACAGTCAGATTACATCCCTCAGGACGCTGGCATATTTCAATTAGATTTGATGACCCAACAATTAAGCCTCTACCAGTAACAGATAAAGCCATCGGAATTGACTTAGGAATTAGTAGCCTTGTGATTACCAGCGATGGTGACAAAGTATCTAATCCTAAGCATTTTAAAAAGCATTATCAGAGACTGCGAAGAGCATCGAAAAGCCTTTCTCGAAAACAGAAAGGCTCAAAGAATCGGGAAAAAGCGAGAATCAAAGTAGCCAGGATTCACGCCAAAATCACCGATAGCAGAAAAGACCATTTACATAAGCTAACCACTCAATTATTTCGTGAAAACCAAACGATTGTAGTTGAGAATTTAGCCGTCAAGAATCTGGTCAAAAACCCGAAATTATCTCAGGCAATATCTGACGTTAGTTGGGGAGAAATTACCCGACAATTAGCTTATAAATGCCGTTGGTACGGGAAAAATTACCTCGAAGTAGATAGATGGTTTCCTAGCTCTAAAAGGTGTAGTAATTGCGGGTATATTGCTGAGAAAATGCCGTTAAATATTCGAGAATGGGATTGTCCAGACTGTGGGACGCACCATGACCGAGATATTAACGCTAGTAAAAACATTTTGGCCGCAGGACTTGCGGTGTCAGTCCGGTTCGCGACCATAAGACCAGAACAGAGTAAATCTGTTAAGGCAGGTGCGAAAAATCCTTCGGGAAAGAAGCAGAAACCCAAATCGTGA
- a CDS encoding PspA/IM30 family protein: MGLFDRLSRVVRANLNDMVSKAEDPEKILEQAVSDMQEDLVQLRQAVARAIAEQRQTEQKYSKEQSEANKWEQRAKLALSKGDETLAREALKRKKDYTETAAILKNQLDQQTLQVDSLRKNLIALESKISEAKTKKNMLVARSRAAKANEELQKTLGGIDTSGSMSAFERMEEKVMQLEASSQAYGELGGIGIEQEFAKLEAGSDVDDELALLKAQMSGGALPGTTSSQPTLPQATTVSDSAVDAELEELRSKLKEL, from the coding sequence ATGGGTTTATTCGATCGCCTTAGCCGAGTTGTCCGAGCTAACCTCAATGATATGGTGAGCAAGGCTGAAGATCCAGAAAAGATTCTGGAGCAAGCTGTCAGTGATATGCAAGAAGATCTAGTACAGCTGCGCCAAGCGGTCGCTAGAGCGATCGCAGAACAACGACAAACGGAACAAAAATACAGCAAAGAGCAGTCAGAGGCCAATAAATGGGAACAAAGAGCCAAATTAGCCCTTTCTAAAGGGGATGAAACTCTCGCCCGGGAAGCTCTTAAACGCAAGAAAGATTACACGGAAACCGCCGCAATTCTCAAAAATCAACTGGATCAGCAAACGCTACAGGTAGATAGTCTGAGAAAAAACTTGATTGCACTCGAAAGTAAGATTTCTGAGGCAAAAACCAAGAAAAATATGTTAGTAGCTCGCTCTAGAGCCGCAAAAGCTAACGAAGAACTCCAAAAAACCCTCGGCGGTATCGATACCAGTGGTTCCATGTCCGCTTTTGAGCGCATGGAAGAAAAAGTTATGCAGTTAGAAGCCAGTAGTCAAGCTTACGGTGAATTGGGTGGCATCGGCATCGAACAGGAATTCGCTAAACTAGAAGCGGGCAGCGATGTGGATGATGAATTGGCACTGCTAAAAGCGCAAATGTCTGGGGGAGCATTACCCGGTACAACGTCTAGTCAACCCACTTTACCCCAAGCAACCACCGTCAGCGATTCGGCAGTGGATGCGGAGTTAGAGGAATTGCGATCAAAGTTAAAAGAACTGTAA
- a CDS encoding DUF6444 domain-containing protein, with product MTYEEQANRIKALKKENQTLREKIAELERRLGLNSQNSSQPPQQRD from the coding sequence ATGACTTACGAAGAACAAGCCAACAGAATTAAAGCATTAAAGAAGGAAAATCAAACTCTGCGGGAAAAGATAGCCGAGCTTGAGAGAAGACTGGGATTGAATAGTCAGAATAGTTCTCAGCCCCCTCAACAGAGGGACTGA
- a CDS encoding response regulator transcription factor, whose amino-acid sequence MNNQHQQNLGSLFTAASYQVVSEIYKHDHHYCIIHLKTDQEKNYLKELKKSFVEVDQFEVNGQYFIILDVSGQIKSSAQEIAQLLSERELQIATLVALGQANKQIAHRLHISEWTVATYLRRIFAKLGVDSRAAMVYRCAALIQLLQSDFDVQELATI is encoded by the coding sequence ATGAATAACCAGCATCAGCAAAACCTTGGCTCTTTGTTCACCGCTGCATCCTATCAAGTGGTTTCAGAAATTTATAAGCACGATCATCACTACTGTATCATCCATCTAAAGACAGATCAGGAAAAAAATTATTTAAAAGAATTAAAAAAATCTTTTGTTGAGGTGGATCAATTTGAAGTCAACGGTCAATATTTTATTATTCTCGATGTATCTGGTCAAATTAAATCTTCCGCTCAAGAAATCGCCCAACTCCTCTCGGAAAGAGAACTACAAATTGCCACCCTAGTCGCACTGGGACAGGCTAATAAACAGATAGCCCATCGCTTACATATTAGTGAATGGACTGTTGCTACCTATTTACGGCGAATTTTTGCCAAATTAGGGGTAGATAGTCGTGCCGCTATGGTCTACCGCTGTGCCGCTCTCATTCAACTGTTGCAATCAGATTTCGATGTTCAGGAATTAGCAACTATTTGA
- a CDS encoding DUF4438 domain-containing protein — MNNSRPDSANSLRINQPDLVMVAVAGQIAHPVGQTNPYRIGHDGIPRILPATGGIVLNQRVGDRCVGLMGDHIEPGVALHNNSREIIGSRRGPNLALITYACLGNRARVITGPATGQSGLVTGKHGGVDHVLVDFPPAVLRRLRIGDRVQIYSYGLGLKLLDYPDLRLFNCSPDFLRRWGLIPTARGLQVPVTHFIPAAAMGSGLGKNTVWRGDYDIQLFDPQLRRRYRLDTLRFGDLVAIGSADTRHGPSYRQGRITFGIIVHGDSTVSGHGPGVMPLLTGCCQRLRPLYDSRANFAALFNLRSLPPAQVYSPLVNSSGITPRSGEVSVSRT, encoded by the coding sequence ATGAATAATTCACGACCAGATAGTGCCAATTCTCTCCGTATTAACCAACCAGACTTAGTAATGGTGGCCGTTGCCGGTCAAATTGCCCATCCGGTCGGTCAGACTAATCCCTATCGTATCGGTCATGATGGCATACCCCGAATCCTTCCGGCCACTGGGGGAATTGTCCTCAATCAACGGGTTGGCGATCGCTGTGTGGGTTTAATGGGGGATCATATTGAACCGGGGGTGGCTCTCCATAATAATAGTCGGGAAATTATCGGCAGTCGTCGCGGCCCGAATCTCGCCCTGATTACCTATGCTTGTCTGGGCAATCGCGCTAGAGTCATTACTGGACCTGCCACGGGTCAATCGGGTCTGGTGACGGGAAAACATGGCGGAGTGGACCATGTTTTGGTAGATTTTCCCCCTGCGGTTTTGCGTCGCCTACGGATCGGCGATCGAGTGCAAATCTATAGTTATGGTTTGGGGTTAAAATTATTAGACTATCCAGATCTGCGTTTATTTAACTGTTCCCCCGATTTCCTGCGACGTTGGGGTTTAATTCCCACTGCTCGCGGTTTACAAGTCCCCGTGACTCATTTTATCCCCGCTGCCGCTATGGGTTCAGGATTGGGCAAAAATACGGTCTGGCGTGGTGATTACGATATTCAGCTATTCGATCCACAACTTCGCCGCCGCTATCGTCTTGATACTCTTCGATTCGGCGATTTGGTTGCCATTGGCTCGGCGGATACCCGTCACGGGCCTAGTTACCGTCAAGGTCGGATTACTTTCGGGATTATCGTCCATGGCGATAGTACGGTCAGTGGTCATGGTCCTGGGGTTATGCCTTTATTAACGGGTTGCTGCCAACGTTTACGACCTCTCTACGATAGCAGGGCTAATTTTGCCGCTCTGTTTAATTTGCGATCGCTACCTCCCGCCCAAGTCTATTCTCCTCTGGTCAATTCTTCTGGTATTACCCCTCGGTCTGGGGAAGTTTCTGTTAGTCGCACTTAA
- a CDS encoding peptidoglycan-binding protein — MLEALDRGIHGYFPFSHSRRLRRDHFDDWLTDELDEAIDEILDDFEDVDQFLTASQMSRAVQRNQVLSGQLGWQSHYDAIVRFLASTGCLRPNYSPGWQDLSEAIACWQQRQGLTADGIIGRNTWGRMQSQMRMTQPEGSIPASPRGGITSGIAYEVAAGQEYGPRWRSRRPPGLPASARQASRTGAALAYIEQIARSTGLGQTFVTTVRHLAHTESKGIFARPANIFNILPPSQRQGRPYISAWGVFQFNRDAWRSLAGVSQTAFPWDSTPDEEIARPIRKYAELFSQVTRAGGSPIDAARGIRLWHMRPALYRSYFTSGQRQGFSSAWQRVDQERRIKIDRHLRNAGVL; from the coding sequence ATGTTAGAAGCTTTAGACAGAGGAATTCATGGCTATTTCCCTTTCTCCCATTCACGCCGTTTGAGAAGGGATCACTTTGATGACTGGCTAACTGACGAACTTGACGAAGCAATTGATGAGATTCTAGACGACTTTGAAGATGTTGATCAGTTTCTCACTGCTAGTCAAATGAGCAGAGCAGTCCAGCGCAACCAGGTCTTATCTGGCCAACTTGGATGGCAGTCTCATTATGATGCGATCGTCCGCTTTTTAGCCTCCACAGGCTGCCTTCGACCCAACTACAGCCCTGGTTGGCAAGACTTATCTGAGGCGATCGCCTGTTGGCAGCAAAGACAGGGACTGACTGCCGATGGGATTATCGGACGGAATACTTGGGGTCGAATGCAAAGCCAAATGAGGATGACTCAACCTGAAGGGTCGATTCCTGCCAGCCCCAGAGGAGGCATTACATCTGGGATTGCCTATGAAGTGGCAGCCGGTCAGGAATATGGTCCGAGGTGGAGATCTCGCCGCCCTCCAGGGCTACCAGCATCTGCAAGGCAAGCAAGTCGGACAGGGGCTGCTTTAGCTTATATTGAGCAAATTGCTCGTTCAACAGGCTTAGGTCAAACATTCGTCACAACAGTCCGACATTTGGCTCATACAGAGAGTAAAGGCATATTTGCTCGACCTGCCAATATATTCAATATCCTCCCACCGTCTCAACGGCAAGGTAGACCTTACATCAGTGCTTGGGGAGTATTTCAGTTCAACCGCGATGCTTGGCGTTCACTAGCAGGTGTTTCTCAAACTGCCTTTCCCTGGGATAGTACACCGGATGAAGAGATTGCCCGTCCAATTCGCAAATATGCTGAATTATTTTCACAAGTTACCCGCGCAGGAGGAAGTCCTATAGATGCAGCACGAGGAATTCGATTATGGCACATGAGACCGGCACTCTATCGCAGCTACTTTACCAGTGGTCAAAGACAAGGATTTTCTTCGGCTTGGCAAAGAGTGGATCAGGAACGGCGAATCAAAATTGATAGGCACTTGCGTAATGCAGGGGTTCTTTGA
- the lgt gene encoding prolipoprotein diacylglyceryl transferase translates to MLLGFVFQSPGPVLWEIGPISVRWYGFLIAMAVLLGVKLSQYLAQKRAIDPDLIADLAIWLVVGAIPAARLYYVLFQWQEYAQNPADIIAIWKGGIAIHGAIIGGLLAALIFARINRVSLWQLLDLVAPSVILGQAIGRWGNFFNSEAFGSPTNLPWKLFIPPASRPLKYITVDYFHPTFLYESLWNLAVFALLIYLFFWGLKHPSKLKIGTLTLVYFIAYSLGRFWIEGLRTDSLMFGPLKMAQIISLAAIAVGLFGLFWLYKLQRPLPDVVATVSYNQKLP, encoded by the coding sequence ATGCTCTTAGGTTTTGTTTTTCAGTCCCCCGGCCCTGTCCTCTGGGAGATCGGACCGATTTCAGTGCGCTGGTATGGATTTCTCATCGCTATGGCGGTATTATTGGGTGTCAAACTCTCCCAGTACCTCGCCCAAAAAAGAGCGATCGATCCGGATTTAATCGCTGATTTGGCCATTTGGTTAGTAGTGGGGGCTATACCTGCAGCCCGTCTGTACTATGTTCTCTTTCAGTGGCAAGAATACGCGCAAAATCCTGCTGATATTATCGCCATTTGGAAGGGAGGTATCGCTATTCACGGGGCAATTATCGGGGGTTTGCTGGCAGCCCTAATTTTTGCCCGCATTAATCGGGTTTCTCTTTGGCAATTACTCGATCTGGTGGCCCCTTCAGTTATTCTCGGTCAAGCGATCGGACGTTGGGGTAACTTTTTTAATTCGGAAGCTTTTGGCAGTCCGACTAATTTACCTTGGAAGTTGTTTATTCCTCCCGCTAGTCGTCCTTTAAAATATATCACCGTCGATTATTTTCACCCCACCTTTCTCTACGAATCTCTCTGGAATCTGGCAGTTTTTGCCCTACTCATCTATCTATTTTTCTGGGGTTTAAAACACCCCAGTAAATTAAAAATTGGCACCCTTACCCTAGTCTATTTTATCGCCTACAGTCTAGGTAGATTCTGGATCGAGGGACTACGCACCGATAGTTTAATGTTTGGGCCTCTGAAAATGGCGCAAATAATTAGTTTAGCGGCGATCGCTGTTGGGCTTTTCGGTTTATTCTGGTTATATAAACTGCAGCGTCCTTTACCGGATGTGGTGGCGACCGTCAGTTATAATCAAAAGTTACCCTAG
- a CDS encoding branched-chain amino acid ABC transporter permease: MDLVTVFQQVLNGLSIGSVYAIFALGYTLIFSILGIINFAHGAIFTLGAYFTYALAGGVFGFNGLLANAKLPFSLPFFLALLLGCILSGFTSVLLERLAFKPLRVRGSDSLLTLVSSLGAAVVIVNVIQYLFGAEIYTFPDDIYGNLPLAINFGTDDRPVAIRTIQIIIFLVSAVMVALLTYWVNFTKMGKALQAVAEDVTTASLLGINPEKFIVITFFISGALAGLAGTLVGSSVSIAGPYFGIAFGLKGLGVIVLGGLGSIPGAVIGGLLLGIAEAFVPAEYSGYREAIAFAILFIMLLVRPQGLLGRKLIQKV, translated from the coding sequence ATGGATCTAGTAACAGTTTTTCAACAGGTTTTAAACGGTTTATCGATCGGTAGTGTCTATGCTATTTTTGCCCTCGGTTATACTTTGATTTTTTCCATTTTAGGGATTATCAATTTTGCCCATGGCGCAATTTTTACCCTCGGTGCCTATTTTACCTACGCTCTAGCGGGGGGAGTTTTCGGTTTTAATGGTTTATTGGCTAATGCCAAATTACCCTTTTCCTTACCCTTTTTTTTAGCCCTCTTACTAGGCTGCATCCTTTCAGGTTTCACCTCGGTTCTTCTGGAAAGATTAGCCTTTAAACCCCTCCGGGTACGGGGTTCCGATTCTCTCTTAACCTTGGTTTCTAGTCTAGGGGCAGCCGTGGTGATTGTCAATGTCATTCAATACTTATTCGGGGCAGAAATTTATACTTTTCCCGATGATATTTATGGCAATCTTCCTCTCGCAATTAATTTTGGTACAGATGATCGCCCCGTGGCAATTCGCACAATTCAGATTATTATTTTTCTGGTTTCAGCAGTGATGGTAGCTTTACTGACTTATTGGGTTAATTTTACCAAAATGGGCAAAGCTTTACAAGCGGTAGCTGAAGATGTCACCACGGCCAGTTTGTTGGGGATCAATCCCGAAAAATTTATCGTGATTACCTTTTTTATTAGTGGTGCCTTGGCAGGTTTAGCAGGAACTTTAGTCGGTTCTAGTGTTAGTATCGCTGGCCCCTATTTCGGCATTGCTTTCGGATTAAAAGGTTTAGGAGTGATCGTTTTAGGGGGATTGGGAAGTATCCCCGGAGCGGTTATCGGTGGTTTATTATTGGGTATTGCCGAAGCTTTTGTTCCCGCAGAATATTCTGGTTATCGAGAAGCGATCGCTTTTGCTATTCTTTTTATTATGTTGTTAGTTCGTCCCCAGGGTTTACTAGGCAGAAAGTTAATTCAAAAAGTCTAA
- a CDS encoding Gfo/Idh/MocA family protein has product MRLMTSNHPLKIGIVGTGFAAQRRAESWQADDRAQLLYFSGNSPESITNFSQKYQISALDSPVSLASHPDLDLIVIANVNQAHASIARTALKSGKHVIVEYPLAFHPAAAAELITLAETENKLLHVEHIELLGGLHQTQQQYLASLGNIHLARYTTIAPGRPAPRRWTFQRDLFGFPLIAALSRIHRLTNLFGEVESVSCHCRYWNAPESDYFLACLCEAQLLFKNGLIAEVTYGKGEVFWQNERTFTIHGEAGSLIFEGETGQLINSEGSQALEVETRRGLFAKDTAMVLDYLFDRVPLYVTPQASLYALEVAYAAYQSSLSGKTVFLGAN; this is encoded by the coding sequence ATGCGCCTGATGACTTCTAATCATCCCCTGAAAATTGGTATAGTTGGGACGGGGTTCGCCGCTCAACGTCGCGCTGAAAGCTGGCAAGCCGATGATCGCGCCCAGCTTCTGTATTTTAGCGGGAATAGTCCCGAATCGATCACTAATTTCTCGCAAAAATACCAAATTTCTGCCCTAGATTCGCCAGTAAGCTTGGCCAGCCATCCCGATCTCGATCTGATTGTCATTGCCAACGTTAATCAGGCCCATGCCTCGATCGCCCGGACTGCCTTAAAATCCGGTAAGCACGTTATCGTCGAGTATCCCCTTGCTTTCCACCCAGCGGCAGCAGCAGAATTAATCACCCTAGCCGAAACCGAGAACAAATTACTGCACGTCGAACATATTGAACTTTTGGGGGGACTGCATCAAACCCAACAGCAGTATTTAGCCAGCCTCGGCAATATCCACCTAGCCCGTTATACCACGATCGCCCCCGGCAGACCAGCACCCCGGCGCTGGACATTTCAGCGGGATTTATTCGGTTTTCCTTTGATTGCTGCCCTTTCTCGTATCCATCGCTTGACTAATTTATTTGGGGAAGTGGAGTCCGTATCCTGTCATTGTCGTTATTGGAATGCCCCAGAATCCGATTATTTTCTAGCCTGTTTGTGTGAGGCGCAGTTATTATTTAAAAATGGCTTAATTGCCGAAGTTACCTACGGCAAAGGCGAAGTTTTTTGGCAAAATGAGCGAACTTTCACTATTCATGGCGAGGCGGGCAGCTTAATTTTTGAAGGGGAAACAGGGCAGTTAATTAATAGTGAAGGTAGCCAAGCTTTAGAAGTTGAAACCCGTCGCGGTCTTTTTGCCAAAGATACCGCCATGGTGCTAGATTATCTGTTCGATCGGGTTCCTCTCTATGTTACTCCTCAAGCCAGTCTTTATGCCCTAGAAGTGGCCTATGCTGCCTATCAATCTTCTTTGTCGGGAAAAACAGTTTTTCTGGGGGCCAATTAA
- a CDS encoding DUF721 domain-containing protein: MSLHSLDKILAAITQQAGWQEYRHYDQVLQLWTKIINPRLLEQTRPFSLNRGVLSVATSSAALAQELSLQRYSLLKRLNSQLETPLGDIRFSAARWQQDSQLIPLEAIAPNSLREHPSYVTPEKPPENPQQLDSLESWSQKIRHRTRSWPICPRCQSPTPSGELERWQCCAFCFARSGGVKD, from the coding sequence GGCAAGAATATCGCCACTACGATCAAGTGCTGCAATTATGGACAAAAATTATTAATCCCCGTCTGCTTGAGCAAACCCGGCCTTTTTCCCTCAATCGCGGGGTTTTATCGGTGGCTACCAGTAGCGCCGCTTTAGCACAGGAATTGTCTTTACAACGCTATAGCTTATTAAAACGGCTTAATAGTCAGTTAGAGACTCCCTTGGGCGATATCCGCTTTTCTGCTGCCCGTTGGCAGCAAGATAGTCAGTTAATTCCTCTAGAAGCGATTGCGCCTAATTCCCTCAGAGAGCATCCTAGTTATGTCACCCCGGAAAAACCGCCAGAAAATCCCCAGCAACTGGACAGTTTAGAGAGTTGGAGCCAGAAAATACGTCATAGAACCCGATCCTGGCCGATTTGTCCTCGTTGTCAGTCTCCCACTCCCTCCGGAGAGCTTGAGCGTTGGCAATGTTGTGCTTTTTGTTTTGCCCGGTCGGGCGGGGTAAAAGATTAA